From the Sporohalobacter salinus genome, one window contains:
- a CDS encoding LIC_12616 family protein yields the protein MIDIVAIEEGLYDAWNNYLADKLGSAPQILLANQDIPEDQLESERVMYNVSTPYETNTQTVESREVVPSTDDNFKNDVIYHYLLAPRITISVNVYSDSQGDARKIALQLREWFEIDKLGNRFFKENHNGVVKQNTLTEVDDRTTMVETSYQKRFSFDCDVELEEEISVREKTIEVIKLDKNDHIETIDV from the coding sequence GTGATAGATATAGTTGCTATTGAGGAGGGGCTATATGATGCATGGAATAATTATTTAGCAGATAAATTAGGAAGTGCGCCGCAGATATTGCTAGCTAATCAGGATATACCAGAAGATCAACTTGAATCTGAAAGAGTTATGTATAATGTTAGTACACCTTACGAGACTAATACTCAAACTGTAGAGTCAAGAGAAGTTGTACCAAGTACAGATGATAATTTTAAAAATGATGTGATCTATCATTATTTATTAGCGCCTCGTATTACGATTAGCGTTAATGTTTATAGTGATTCTCAGGGTGATGCCAGAAAGATTGCTTTACAATTAAGAGAGTGGTTTGAGATAGACAAGTTAGGCAATAGGTTCTTTAAAGAAAACCATAATGGAGTTGTAAAACAGAATACATTAACCGAAGTAGATGATAGAACTACAATGGTAGAAACTAGTTATCAAAAAAGATTTAGTTTTGATTGTGATGTAGAATTAGAAGAGGAAATTTCAGTTAGAGAGAAGACAATTGAAGTTATTAAACTGGACAAAAATGATCATATTGAAACTATTGATGTGTAA